Proteins from a genomic interval of Fusarium oxysporum Fo47 chromosome I, complete sequence:
- a CDS encoding peptidase family M1-domain-containing protein, translating to MSSSKGLLRHLPLPLRLWSNCSPLSVITRQTAPSVSVSQGIVNCGIFSRGLASLVNGQAKPLNSRRDNGRPMPIGIRSLVPKISDRACSAHARLARNETMTDRDVLPDNVKPKHYDLSLRDLEFTNWTYKGTVTIDSEITKPTKEIIVNTLELKLSHAKVSVDSKTFESTKFNYDSKAQRSTITFDEELPVASKASLIIEFEGIINNEMAGFYRSKYKPAETPSASVPSDGEWHYMFSTQFEACDARRAFPCFDEPNLKATFDFEIEIPSDQVALSNMPVKETRPSKDGWNIVSFETSPVMSTYLLAWAVGDFEYIEAFTDRKYDGKQIPVRVYTTRGLKEQGQWALEHAPKIIDFFSEIFDIDYPLPKSDLIAVHEFTHGAMENWGLVTYRTTQVLYDEKTSDPRFKNAVAYVVAHELAHQWFGNLVTMDWWDELWLNEGFATWVGWHAVDHLHPDWQVWAQFVNEGMEAAFRLDGIRASHPIHVPVRDALDVNQIFDSISYLKGCSAIRMLANHLGVETFLKGVSNYLKAHAYGNAKTTALWNALGEASGKNVTELMHPWISKIGHPVLTVAEEPGQISVKQSRFLSTGDVKPEDDTTTWWVPLGLEGKKDHAGIASLSLTTKEDTIRDVDEDFYKLNSGATGFYRVNYPPERLAKLSNQLDKLSTEDKISIIGSTADLAFAGNGTTPALLTFLEGFGKENHTLVWRQVLDSIGGVKSVFGEDESIKKALDKFTLKLIDEKVKEVGWEFPEGEDYLTGILRKEIIGVAVACGHPAVTEEALKRFNTWVENPEAGSIPAPLRVAVWRAAIMKEPARTVEILKKEWFNTKSIDGKLLSLSVLGTVKDAELLTKEVIPFNFNESPPSNAVPAGDMHVLGGSVASNVIGRPLQWQFMQDNWDAVITKLGNPVVVDRYMKLSLGSFTNVSAVDEIEKFMADKDTSSFNRTLETVKDKIRGRAAYRERDSEKLKEWLSAHGYA from the exons ATGTCGTCCTCAAAGGGCCTTTTGCGAcatctgcctctgcctctaCGTCTGTGGAGCAATTGTAGCCCACTATCGGTGATTACACGGCAGACGGCACCCTCTGTATCTGTTTCTCAAGGAATTGTCAACTGTGGTATCTTCTCGAGAGGACTTGCTTCACTTGTAAATGGTCAAGCGAAGCCGTTGAATAGTCGCCGTGATAATGGACGGCCTATGCCAATCGGTATTCGGAG CCTTGTTCCCAAGATCTCTGATCGAGCTTGTTCCGCCCACGCCAGACTCGCCCGCAACGAAACAATGACTGACCGCGATGTTCTCCCCGACAATGTCAAGCCTAAGCACTATGACCTCTCCTTGAGGGATCTCGAGTTCACCAACTGGACTTATAAGGGAACCGTTAC TATCGACTCGGAAATCACAAAGCCCACCAAGGagatcatcgtcaacacTCTCGAACTCAAGCTCTCTCACGCCAAGGTATCCGTCGACTCCAAGACATTCGAATCTACAAAGTTCAACTATGACTCCAAGGCTCAACGCTCTACCATCACCTTTGACGAGGAGCTTCCTGTCGCTTCCAAGGCTTCCCTGATCATCGAGTTCGAGggtatcatcaacaatgagATGGCTGGTTTCTACCGCAGCAAGTACAAGCCTGCCGAGACTCCTTCTGCTTCGGTTCCCAGCGATGGTGAATGGCACTATATGTTCAGCACACAGTTCGAGGCTTGTGATGCTCGCCGAGCTTTCCCTTGCTTCGACGAGCCCAACCTCAAGGCCACTTTCGATTTCGAGATTGAGATTCCTTCCGACCAGGTTGCTCTGAGCAACATGCCTGTCAAGGAGACTCGACCTTCCAAGGATGGCTGGAACATTGTATCATTCGAGACCTCTCCTGTCATGAGCACTTACCTACTGGCCTGGGCTGTCGGTGACTTTGAGTATATCGAGGCTTTCACCGACCGCAAGTACGACGGCAAGCAGATTCCTGTCCGTGTCTACACCACCCGTGGTCTCAAGGAGCAGGGTCAGTGGGCTCTCGAGCACGCCCCCAAGATCATTGACTTCTTCTCCGAGATCTTCGACATTGACTACCCTCTGCCCAAGTCCGATTTGATTGCTGTTCACGAGTTCACTCACGGCGCTATGGAGAACTGGGGTCTCGTCACCTACCGTACTACCCAGGTTCTCTACGATGAAAAGACCTCTGATCCTCGATTCAAGAACGCTGTCGCCTATGTCGTCGCTCACGAGCTTGCTCACCAGTGGTTCGGCAACCTTGTCACCATGGACTGGTGGGATGAGCTCTGGCTCAATGAGGGTTTCGCTACCTGGGTCGGCTGGCACGCTGTTGACCACCTGCACCCTGACTGGCAAGTCTGGGCTCAGTTTGTTAACGAGGGTATGGAGGCTGCTTTCCGTCTGGATGGTATCCGTGCCAGTCACCCTATCCACGTTCCTGTCCGAGATGCCCTTGATGTTAACCAGATTTTCGACTCCATCAGCTACCTTAAGGGTTGCTCTGCCATCCGCATGCTTGCCAACCACCTTGGTGTCGAGACTTTCCTCAAGGGTGTTTCTAACTACCTGAAGGCTCACGCCTATGGAAACGCTAAGACTACAGCTCTATGGAACGCTCTTGGTGAGGCCTCTGGCAAGAATGTCACTGAGCTTATGCACCCTTGGATCTCCAAGATCGGTCACCCTGTCCTTACCGTTGCTGAGGAGCCTGGTCAGATCTCTGTCAAGCAGTCCCGATTCCTGTCTACTGGTGATGTTAAGCCTGAGGATGACACCACTACTTGGTGGGTTCCTCTCGGCCtcgagggcaagaaggaccACGCCGGTATCGCCTCTCTGTCTCTTACCACCAAGGAGGATACCATCCGTGACGTTGACGAGGACTTCTACAAGCTGAACAGCGGTGCCACTGGTTTCTACCGCGTCAACTACCCCCCTGAGCGcctcgccaagcttagcaATCAGCTAGACAAGCTCAGCACCGAGGACAAGATCTCTATCATTGGTTCCACCGCCGACCTTGCCTTTGCCGGCAACGGCACCACCCCTGCTCTGCTGACCTTCCTCGAGGGATTCGGCAAGGAGAACCACACTCTGGTCTGGCGCCAGGTTCTTGACTCCATCGGTGGTGTCAAGTCCGTTTTCGGAGAGGACGAGTctatcaagaaggctctggATAAGTTCACACTGAAGctcattgatgagaaggtcaaggaggtTGGCTGGGAGTTCCCTGAGGGCGAGGACTACCTCACCGGTATCTTGCGAAAGGAGATCattggtgttgctgttgccTGCGGCCACCCTGC TGTGACTGAGGAGGCCCTGAAGCGCTTCAACACCTGGGTCGAGAACCCCGAAGCTGGATCCATCCCCGCTCCTCTCCGTGTTGCCGTCTGGCGCGCTGCTATTATGAAGGAGCCTGCCCGAACTGTTGagattctcaagaaggagtGGTTCAACACCAAGTCTATCGACGGCAAGCTTCTTTCCCTCAGTGTTCTTGGCACTGTCAAGGATGCTGAGCTCCTGACCAAGGAGGTCATTcccttcaacttcaacgagTCTCCTCCCTCCAACGCCGTCCCTGCCGGAGACATGCACGTTCTCGGTGGCTCTGTCGCTAGCAACGTCATTGGCCGTCCTTTGCAATGGCAGTTCATGCAGGACAACTGGGATGCcgtcatcaccaagcttggcaaCCCTGTTGTTGTCGACCGATACATGAAGCTCAGTCTTGGCAGCTTCACCAATGTGTCTGCCGTTGACGAGATTGAGAAGTTTATGGCCGACAAGGATACCAGCAGCTTCAACCGAACTCTGGAGACTGTCAAGGATAAGATCCGTGGACGTGCTGCGTACCGCGAGCGTGACtctgagaagctcaaggagtGGCTCAGCGCTCATGGATATGCTTGA
- a CDS encoding Alpha/Beta hydrolase protein codes for MKFQSLLSGFGLLTAVVAVPAPLPAPDAIPDLQPAEPATPALEERAAKVTVAVPSGTVIGSSSGKVDSFRGIPFADPPTGSLRLKPPKKLSKPLGNFDASGLVGPSCPQMFISSGAQDVISKFLSDFLSIPFLTPITGQEDCLTMTVQRPAGTKAGDKLPVLFWIFGGGFELGSSAMYDGTSLLGTAIDQDQPFIYVAVNYRVAGFGFMPGAEIKKDGSSNLGLLDQRMGLQWVADNIASFGGDPDKVTIWGESAGAISVLDQMVLYGGDADYNGKPLFRGAIMNSGSVAPAEPVDSDKAQAIYDAVVRSGGCSGSSDTLACLRGLSYDKFLNAANSVPGLLSYNSLALSYLPRPDGTVLPDSPEALIASGRYHAVPMINGNQEDEGTLFALFQPNLTTTAKFVDYLQQLYFQKATKEQLTALVNTYPIALSAGSPFRTSLLNEVFPMFKRRAAIFGDLVFSLTRRIFLQTASEQNPDVPAWSYLASYNYGTPILGTMHGSDLLQVFFGIWPNNAMRSIRTYYFNFVYNLDPNKGVTKYANWPEWKDSKKLMWFETANKNSIIDDNFRTAQYDWISNNVEVLKV; via the coding sequence ATGAAGTTTCAAAGTCTTCTTTCCGGCTTCGGTCTTCTTACGGCTGTGGTAGCTGTTCCAGCTCCTCTCCCTGCACCAGATGCAATTCCGGATCTTCAACCTGCTGAGCCGGCCACACCAGCTCTGGAAGAACGAGCAGCCAAAGTCACAGTCGCTGTTCCCTCTGGAACTGTCATCGGCTCAAGTTCTGGAAAAGTTGATTCCTTCAGAGGAATTCCCTTTGCGGATCCACCGACGGGTTCTTTACGACTTAAACCGCCAAAGAAACTATCCAAGCCTCTAGGCAACTTTGATGCTTCAGGGCTTGTTGGTCCGTCATGTCCTCAGATGTTCATCTCATCCGGTGCCCAAGACGTCATCTCCAAGTTTCTCTCAGACTTCCTGTCCATCCCCTTCCTTACTCCCATCACTGGTCAGGAGGATTGTCTTACCATGACTGTTCAACGACCGGCTGGCACTAAGGCTGGTGATAAACTTCCTGTATTGTTCTGGATCTTTGGCGGTGGCTTTGAACTTGGTTCGAGCGCTATGTACGATGGAACTAGTCTCTTGGGTACTGCCATTGATCAGGACCAGCCGTTTATCTATGTTGCTGTCAACTACCGCGTCGCTGGTTTCGGATTCATGCCAGGtgccgagatcaagaaggatggaAGTTCGAACTTGGGTCTTCTTGACCAGCGCATGGGTCTTCAGTGGGTTGCCGATAACATTGCTTCCTTCGGTGGTGATCCTGATAAGGTCACCATCTGGGGCGAATCTGCCGGTGCCATCTCAGTGCTTGATCAGATGGTTCTCTACGGTGGTGATGCCGATTACAATGGCAAGCCCCTTTTCCGCGGCGCCATCATGAACTCTGGCAGTGTTGCCCCCGCGGAACCTGTGGATAGTGACAAGGCGCAAGCTATCTACGACGCAGTAGTGAGATCGGGCGGATGTTCTGGATCTTCTGATACCCTCGCTTGTCTCCGTGGTCTGAGTTACGACAAGTTCTTGAACGCAGCAAACTCTGTTCCGGGACTCTTGTCATACAACTCCCTTGCCCTGTCATACCTCCCCCGCCCGGACGGTACCGTTCTTCCTGATAGTCCAGAAGCACTCATCGCATCAGGTCGTTACCACGCTGTTCCCATGATCAACGGCAACCAAGAAGACGAAGGCACTCTCTTTGCTCTCTTCCAGCCAAACTTGACCACGACAGCCAAGTTCGTCGATTACCTTCAGCAACTCTACTTCCAAAAAGCTACCAAGGAGCAATTGACCGCTCTGGTGAACACATATCCCATCGCTCTCAGCGCAGGAAGTCCTTTCCGAACATCCCTCCTCAACGAAGTCTTCCCCATGTTCAAGCGCCGCGCTGCCATCTTCGGCGACTTGGTCTTCTCTCTTACCCGCCGAATCTTTCTCCAAACAGCATCTGAGCAGAATCCCGACGTTCCAGCATGGTCTTACCTCGCGAGTTACAACTACGGCACACCAATTCTCGGCACGATGCACGGTTCTGATCTGCTACAAGTCTTCTTTGGCATCTGGCCGAACAACGCTATGCGCAGCATCAGGACGTATTATTTCAACTTTGTGTATAACTTGGATCCTAACAAGGGTGTTACTAAGTATGCGAATTGGCCAGAGTGGAAGGATAGTAAGAAGCTTATGTGGTTTGAGACGGCGAATAAGAACAGTATCATTGATGATAACTTCAGGACGGCGCAATATGATTGGATTTCGAACAATGTGGAGGTTTTGAAGGTTTAA
- a CDS encoding T-complex protein 11-domain-containing protein: MSHLPSAADTMRRLSHDLAEPPRNIEESNGAPSDHEIEDTLDLSMPPPDEEDDVLDDDSRIYTPPPHIAARFYRPTQARRRDSAASSRRNSISSAHSRCSSIQPSSHRGGEQSKHVAQHLRRASFLEDRRARLADRAAHAEKVRLRAALAKATHRDTSLSEERAIAAQQARERNLAEIVANCADEVKKAKQVAEFMKEKREQDISRLKAQIEERMAEAERRREELRTKNASKRSRGQSIMARKPTDPMPDVEQERRKPTEEEATRSIQWWWRGCLRKRAISEFNNLGLTVDGIRDTHFDTVVELLAQERVLVITAQLLRLCGLEEGETGSVGEMTAVRTFLSAFLILGHPNQVLSNKNDNGDEDVVDVLTSHRLPSTDLANPQLQDLVGKARDLLISFENILSRLTSANKYTMPPALKKTLPEAYATFYNAFIAWKSRDSNALIEVMLMQFVELDAIYHTVKDTTDDAATALYKKSIQDNQLMLIVRIKKLAGAEKGKKMIFDAVAEARKARSTKKKTGDTKPRVAENAPGEASEAANSLVSSESQTLTPPATPASKAQEKAPAPKTGLNGLLPNNRIVVHELAINKEYQLSPDEYREQQSERSKFIYMQMRTTMRDDDSGINFQVFALIASYIKERLQRLLKPGNSMYNLIGEILDPEMAERQFALGNFSYEKFFTAMSSLLPKLCAPFRDEEVQDLIQNKLADGDIIDRVEALNGFIDVMLCDYINYLLRSAAPQLIQSAAPYEAKRFAEDVEKGQLGLAAAEATWKASRAKVLAEVQKRDPEGINHPRSRPNAGKFYAQMLVDIFTRISPPPIEEVPEMLRLDYNRIGQVSTTIQRVITAGAVLLQCKNLLKRDVRSSWKMEASRIMAVLEAGHPLQATVDGVMAALESGRSMPTATKSHLRALVTKVLTASQDMAQNGNEPREPVLRLLLTRLRSNILARLAAGSASEKVKAANTAGEKLASLGLSEFVDRVREISNLLEKIGTVDRAAHGPWWDAVATKVEQEEMSA; the protein is encoded by the coding sequence ATGTCACATCTGCCATCAGCCGCTGACACGATGCGCCGCCTCTCCCACGACCTCGCGGAGCCGCCGCGCAATATCGAGGAGTCCAACGGTGCGCCCTCGGACCACGAAATAGAAGATACACTAGATCTCTCCATGCCTCCTCccgatgaggaagacgatgtcCTAGATGACGACTCGAGAATTTATACACCACCTCCCCACATTGCCGCTCGCTTCTATCGCCCAACGCAGGCTCGTCGCAGAGATTCGGCTGCCTCGTCGCGCCGCAACTCAATCTCGTCTGCCCACTCGCGATGCTCCTCTATTCAACCATCAAGTCACCGTGGAGGTGAACAGAGCAAGCATGTCGCTCAACATCTTCGCCGCGCCTCTTTTCTTGAGGACCGCAGGGCGCGACTTGCCGATCGAGCGGCGCATGCCGAAAAGGTTCGTCTTCGAGCGGCCCTGGCTAAAGCGACTCATCGAGATACTTCACTATCGGAGGAGCGAGCCATAGCGGCACAGCAGGCCAGGGAGCGCAATTTGGCAGAGATTGTCGCCAATTGTGCGGACGAGGTTAAGAAGGCAAAGCAGGTTGCCGAATTTATGAAGGAGAAGCGAGAGCAGGACATTTCCCGATTGAAGGCTCAGATCGAGGAGCGAATGGCTGAGGCAGAAAGACGAAGGGAGGAACTACGTACCAAGAACGCGTCTAAGCGGAGTCGCGGGCAGAGTATTATGGCCAGGAAGCCCACAGACCCCATGCCCGATGTTGAGCAAGAGAGACGCAAGCCCACCGAAGAGGAAGCCACAAGAAGTATCCAGTGGTGGTGGCGTGGCTGCCTCCGAAAGAGAGCCATCTCCGAGTTCAACAACCTCGGCTTGACTGTGGATGGCATCAGAGATACACACTTCGATACTGTCGTTGAGCTCCTGGCCCAGGAGCGGGTCCTTGTTATTACGGCACAGTTGCTTAGACTATGTGGTCTCGAGGAGGGTGAAACTGGTTCGGTTGGCGAGATGACAGCTGTTCGCACGTTTCTCAGCGCCTTCTTGATCCTTGGTCATCCCAATCAAGttctcagcaacaagaacGACAATGGCGACGAGGACGTCGTCGATGTACTCACTTCTCACCGACTGCCCTCTACGGATCTTGCCAATCCTCAATTGCAGGACTTGGTAGGCAAGGCGCGAGACTTGCTCATTTCTTTTGAGAATATCCTGTCTCGCTTGACATCCGCCAACAAGTACACCATGCCACCTGCACTCAAGAAGACTCTTCCTGAGGCGTATGCCACTTTCTACAATGCTTTCATCGCCTGGAAATCCCGAGATTCTAATGCCTTGATCGAGGTTATGCTCATGCAGtttgttgagcttgacgCAATCTATCACACCGTCAAGGACACAACTGACGATGCTGCCACGGCTCTTTACAAGAAGAGCATCCAAGACAACCAGTTGATGCTCATTGTGCGGATCAAGAAACTAGCAGGTGCAGAAAAGGGCAAAAAGATGATATTTGACGCGGTTGCCGAAGCCCGCAAAGCTCGCTctaccaagaagaagaccgGAGACACAAAGCCCCGTGTGGCTGAGAACGCACCCGGAGAAGCATCTGAGGCAGCCAACAGTCTGGTCTCATCCGAGTCGCAAACACTGACTCCTCCTGCAACACCGGCCAGCAAAGCCCAGGAGAAGGCTCCTGCGCCCAAGACCGGCCTCAATGGTCTGTTGCCTAATAACAGGATTGTGGTGCATGAGTTGGCTATCAACAAGGAATACCAGCTCTCGCCTGACGAATACAGAGAACAGCAATCGGAACGTTCGaaatttatatatatgcAGATGCGGACCACTATGAGAGATGACGATAGTGGGATCAATTTCCAGGTTTTCGCTCTTATCGCAAGCTACATTAAGGAAAGGCTCCAGCGTTTGCTCAAGCCGGGCAACTCCATGTATAACCTGATTGGTGAAATTCTAGACCCCGAGATGGCAGAGCGGCAATTCGCCCTCGGCAACTTCTCATATGAGAAGTTCTTTACTGCCATGTCGTCACTTCTGCCCAAACTCTGTGCCCCTTTTCGCGATGAAGAGGTTCAGGACTTGATCCAGAACAAACTGGCAGACGGCGACATTATCGATCGAGTTGAGGCCCTCAACgggttcattgatgtgatgctcTGCGACTACATCAACTATCTTTTGCGAAGTGCTGCACCTCAGCTTATCCAATCCGCGGCGCCATATGAGGCTAAGAGGTTCGccgaggatgttgagaaagGTCAGCTTGGCCTTGCAGCAGCTGAGGCGACATGGAAGGCTTCCCGAGCAAAGGTTCTTGCAGAAGTTCAGAAGAGGGACCCAGAGGGAATCAACCATCCGAGGTCGCGACCGAATGCTGGAAAGTTCTATGCACAGATGCTCGTAGACATCTTTACCAGGATCTCTCCCCCGCCCATTGAGGAGGTTCCAGAGATGCTTCGACTAGATTACAATCGCATCGGCCAAGTCTCTACCACCATTCAGCGAGTCATTACCGCCGGCGCTGTTCTGTTGCAGTGCAAAAACCTCCTGAAGCGGGATGTTCGGTCTTCGTGGAAGATGGAAGCATCACGCATCATGGCGGTTCTCGAGGCGGGTCATCCTCTCCAAGCTACTGTGGACGGCGTCATGGCTGCCCTCGAATCTGGAAGATCGATGCCGACGGCGACTAAGAGCCACCTCCGCGCTCTTGTTACTAAGGTTCTGACTGCCAGTCAAGACATGGCACAGAACGGAAACGAGCCTAGAGAACCTGTCTTGCGACTTTTGCTCACCCGTCTTCGTAGCAACATTCTTGCCCGCCTCGCTGCTGGATCAGCAAgtgagaaggtcaaggcggCCAACACGGCTGGCGAGAAGCTAGCCAGTCTCGGACTCTCTGAGTTTGTTGATCGAGTTAGAGAGATATCGAACTTACTAGAGAAGATTGGAACGGTTGACAGAGCAGCCCATGGGCCTTGGTGGGATGCCGTAGCAACAAAGgttgagcaagaagagatgTCGGCTTAG
- a CDS encoding actin-related protein 2/3 complex subunit 3 — translation MPAYNSVFNNDPNIPRIIGNFPLLPLRTKTRGPAYTLPNPSPPLPANESPDPDSESYDILDEVLALFRANTFFRNFEIQGPADRLLVYGIWFVSDCLTKIRPQASLRDAQKDVLNLALDLNFAIPGDPAWPLNQMYEPPRDRQEAEQLKQYMSQVRQELASRLLARVYDEDETKPSKWWLSFTKRKFMGKSL, via the exons ATGCCG GCATACAACTCCGTTTTCAACAATGATCCCAACATCCCCCGCATAATCGGCAACTTCCCTCTCCTCCCTCTCCGTACCAAGACCAGAGGCCCTGCCTACACCCTCCCCAACCCCTCGCCGCCTCTGCCGGCCAACGAGTCTCCCGACCCCGACAGCGAGAGCTACGATATCCTCGACGAGGTCCTCGCCCTCTTCCGCGCCAACACATTCTTCCGAAACTTTGAGATCCAAGGCCCTGCCGACCGTCTGCTCGTGTATGGAATCTGGTTTGTCAGCGATTGTCTGACAAAGATCCGACCTCAGGCTTCTCTGCGTGATGCCCAGAAGGATGTTTTAAACTTGGCTCTTGACCTTAACTTTGCTATCCCCGGAGACCCTGCATGGCCCCTTAACCAG ATGTACGAGCCCCCTAGGGACCGACAAGAAGCGGAGCAGCTTAAGCAATATATGTCGCAGGTTCGACAGGAGCTTGCTTCTCGATTACTTGCTAGGGTATATGATGAGGACGAGACTAAGCCTAGCAAGTGGTGGTTGAGCTTTACCAAGAGAAAGTTTATGGGCAAGTCTCTGTAG
- a CDS encoding P-loop containing nucleoside triphosphate hydrolase protein yields the protein MALDEYYHNKIEAMKLEILKGQAALRRLEAQRNDYNSRVRLLREELGLLQQPGSYVGEVVKVMSTKKILVKVHPEGKYVVDVSDSVDIGKLTPGKRVTLLSDSYKLEKMLPSSVDPLVSLMMVEKVPDSTYDMIGGLDQQIKEIKEVIELGLKHPELFESLGIAQPKGVLLYGPPGTGKTLLARAVAHHTACKFIRVSGSELVQKYIGEGSRMVRELFVMAREHAPSIIFMDEIDSIGSSRVEGSSGGDSEVQRTMLELLNQLDGFEPTKNIKVIMATNRLDILDPALLRPGRIDRKIEFPPPSVEARADILRIHSRKMNLTRGINLTKIAEKMNGCSGAELKGVCTEAGMYALRERRVHVTQEDFELATAKILNKHDDKEVSLGKLWK from the exons ATGGCGCTCGACGAGTACTACCACAACAAGATCGAGGCTATGAAGCTTGAGATCCTTAAGGGACAAGCCGCGCTTCGTCGTCTTGAAGCTCAGAGAAATGACTACAACTCCCGCGTGCGATTGTTGAGGGAAGAGCTGGGTCTGTTGCAACAGCCTGGTTCCTATGTCGGAGAAGTCGTCAAGGTCATGAGCACCAAGAAGATTTTGGTCAAAGTCCACCCGGAAGGCAAATATG TGGTCGACGTGTCGGATAGTGTCGATATCGGCAAGCTCACACCAGGAAAGCGAGTCACCCTCCTGTCCGATAGCTACAAACTCGAGAAGATGCTCCCCTCCTCCGTCGACCCTCTGGTCTCTCTCATGATGGTGGAGAAGGTTCCCGACAGCACATACGACATGATTGGTGGTTTGGACcagcagatcaaggagatcaaggaagTTATCGAACTTGGTCTCAAGCACCCCGAGCTTTTCGAGTCTCTTGGAATTGCACAACCCAAGGGTGTCTTGCTATACGGCCCCCCTGGTACTGGAAAGACACTACTGGCACGAGCTGTTGCTCACCACACTGCTTGTAAATTCATCCGAGTGTCAGGCTCCGAACTGGTCCAGAAGTACATTGGTGAGGGTAGTCGCATGGTGCGAGAACTCTTCGTCATGGCCCGAGAGCACGCCCCATCTATCATCTTCATGGATGAAATCGACAGCATTGGTTCCTCACGAGTGGAGGGTTCTTCAGGAGGAGATTCCGAAGTCCAGCGAACTATGCTTGAGTTGCTGAACCAGCTCGATGGTTTCGAACCTACTAAGAACATCAAGGTCATCATGGCCACCAACCGTCTCGACATTCTCGACCCTGCCCTCCTGCGCCCAGGACGTATCGACCGAAAGATCGAGTTCCCCCCGCCCAGCGTCGAGGCCCGAGCGGATATTCTCCGCATTCACAGCCGCAAGATGAACCTCACCCGTGGCATCAACCTCACCAAGATCGCGGAAAAGATGAACGGGTGCTCTGGTGCTGAGCTGAAGGGTGTGTGTACGGAAGCAGGCATGTACGCTCTCCGAGAGCGAAGAGTGCACGTCACACAAGAAGATTTCGAGCTTGCCACAGCAAAGATTCTCAACAAGCACGACGACAAGGAGGTGTCTCTCGGCAAGCTCTGGAAGTGA